In Deltaproteobacteria bacterium, one genomic interval encodes:
- a CDS encoding DUF104 domain-containing protein: MAKTIKAKFSKGVIEPLEKIEIGEGEEITISILETPSRMGKKSFLEALKATAGGWKNLIDCDELKRNIYNDRLIITRPGVKL, from the coding sequence ATGGCAAAGACTATCAAGGCAAAATTTTCTAAGGGAGTGATTGAACCTTTAGAAAAGATAGAGATCGGGGAAGGAGAAGAAATTACCATTAGCATTCTGGAAACTCCTTCCAGAATGGGAAAGAAAAGTTTTTTGGAGGCTTTAAAAGCAACGGCCGGAGGCTGGAAAAATCTAATTGATTGTGACGAATTAAAGAGAAATATATACAACGATCGCCTCATTATTACCAGGCCAGGGGTTAAACTATGA